The following DNA comes from Thermogemmatispora onikobensis.
GATATTGACGACGGCGAGGCCCGGGGCACACGTCTGCAGCATTGACAGCAGGGCGGCCATGCCCTTGCCGCCCAGGCCGTAGCCAACCGAAGTGGGCAAGCCAATGACAGGGACAGGAACCAGTCCTGCCACAACTGAAGGGAGCGCCCCATCCATGCCAGCGGCCACCACGATCGCATCTACGCCGTTCGAGAGCAGGTCGCGCAGCGGGCCAACCAGACGGTGCAACCCTGCCACCCCCACGTCATAGATACAGGTCACGCGGCAGCCCATTTCCTCGGCAAGAAGGGCCGCCTCCTCCGCTACCGGGACATCGGAGGTACCTGCCGTGATGATGCCAACGTGCCCCCCCGTGTCGGGACGCACAAAATCGGGCCTGGAGATGACCATCGCTCTGGCGGCTTCGCGCAGACGAATGGTGTAACTACGAAAGACGTCAAGGAGTGCTTCCTTCGTCTCTGAGCGCATGCGGCTGACAATCGCTCGCCCTGAACCAGCCAGCAACGCCTCGGCCATGGCAATCACCTGCGCCGTCTCTTTGGTCTCCCCAAAGATGACTTCCGGCGCCCCTTTCCTGCGCTCACGACCAGGATCAGGACGAACTGTGACCGGTTCGGACTGCACAGACAACGACGCTGGTTGCGATCCCTCACTGCTGTGCACCTCCGGCCTCTTGCTCAGCTGCTCCAGCTCTACGAACAGCTCCCACTGTTCGTCAGACTGATGACTCATGGAAATATACACTCCTGATTGAGCAAAATAATTGTCTTCCTATCCAGGAATTCTCCAACGTCCAGTAGTGTAACACATCTCGATAGAAAGAACAAGGCAATTATGCCAGCACCAGAACCTCCAGGGCCATAAGGGCCGTGGGACAAGCACGTCTAGGAAAAGCGTTTCCGCTCAAGTGCCACTTCCCCTGCCAGTCTCCTGCTGAGTCGTGGCTCAGGTCGCCAGACAGACAGGCAGACCCAGGGGCAGCTCACTCTCCCCAACCAGGAGGGTCCCTGCTCCCCCTCCACCTCCTGCCAGGCGTTCCCTTGCTTCAGCGCCTGCCGGCCAAGCCGGCTGGGCGTAAGCTCTCCTATACTACCTGTCTATGATATAATGTACTCGCACCTCCAAATGTGGTCTATTTCTAACAGGTGCTATGGAGTCGCGCCGGCAACTACTCCTCCGGGCCGAAGAGTATTTTGCTCTTCTGCTCGAAATACTTTTTGTCCGCTTCTCGGAGGCCCTCCGCGACTCCTGGCCTGCCGTTCATGGGAAGCCTATCCCCCCAGGGGAGAGTCTCGGGCCAGCCTCTCAGCAATGGGCTTGTCAGATGCCCGTTTCAGATGTATCCTGCCTGTCAGCACACAGTGAACATCGCAGGATGGCAGAGCGCGCGAGTCAGGACCCAGGGTCCGTCGGATTCGCGTTGCCTCGCTCTGCTGGCTTCCGCCCGAACCGGAGGGACAACTATGATGCCTTGTGAGAGAGGTTCAGGGTGACAACCTGTATGAGGAGATCTCGCTATCAGCGCTTGGGCGTCTTGCTCTCGGGATTGGCCACGCTCTGGCTGCTCCTGCTGAGTGCCTGCGGCCCAACCGCTAACCAGCTTTCTCCGGCAGCGACGGTGACCATTAATCCCGCCTTCCAGGCAAGCACTTCGCCCCTGCCTACAGAGCCGCCCTATCGCTGTGGCGCTTGGGCCTCGAACAATGCTCCATCACCAGCAGCGGTGATTACTATCTATGCTCGCTTGACTAAAAATATGCAGGGCGTGCCAGGTGCTACAGCAACGGCGGTGGTCCATTTTAGCAGCGGCGATACGCCTTTGGCACAACAGCCTACAAGCGATCAGGGCGGCTATGTCCGCTTTACGCTGTCTTTGGCTGGCCGGCAGCCGCGCAATGTGCCAGCGACTGTCGATGTGACCTTTACGAATATCCCCGGTGGGCCTGCTAGCCTGCATTGCAGCCCGGCCTTCTTTACGCCTCAGTAAGGCCCTTGCCACTAAGGCTGGCCGCAGGACGGGCGGGCGGACTGACTGACTGGTTGGCAGTGCGGGCAGAAATGGGTACTCCGCTGAGCAACGCTGATGCGCTGGATCGCTGTACCGCAGCGTCGACAGGGCTGACCAGTGCGCTGGTAGACCTGCATATGGGCATAGTTGCTGCCGGCTTCTCCCCAAAGGCCGCGATAGTCGTTGAAGGAGGTTCCTCCATGCTCGATGCCGAGCTGGAGCACCGCGACGATCGCCTGGCGCAGGACGGCCACTTCTTCGCAGCTGAGCGTGTCGGCCCGGCGCAAAGGATGGATGGACGCTACAAACAGGGCTTCGTCGGCATAGATGTTCCCTAAACCGGCGATCAGAGTTTGCTCAAGAAGTACTTGCTTGATCGGTCGCTTCTTTCCTTGTAGCAGCAGGGCCAGCCGCTCGCTGGTGAAGTCCGGGCCGAGCGGTTCGAGACCCAGGCCAGCCAGAGCCTCAGCCTCCTGGCCGCGGGACCAGAGGGCCAGCTTGCCAAATTTGCGCAGGTCGTTATAGAGTAAGCGCCTCCCATCGGCTAATGTGAAGCAGACACGACAGTAGAATGGCTGGTCATGCAGCAGACAGAGGGTTTCTTCCTGCTCCCCTTGCCGCTTCTCCTGACAACGGCACTGATAACTCTCGTTGAGAAAGGCTGGCCCCACCCGTTCCCACGACGCCCGGTCCTGCTTCCGGAGCCGGCAGTCAAGATGCCAGCCAGGGGGCAGGACAAGCAGGTTGCCGGTCATGCGCCGGTGGATGGTCAGCAGATAGTCACCGCTAAGGTCTAGCAGGAGCAGCTTGCCGCGGCGGCGGACTCCTTCTATGCGTCGCCCGGCGATTTCTTGACAGAAGGCGTCGCTGTCAGGCCGGGCGATGCTCCGCTCCCAAAAGACCAGCGCTTCCGCAATACTGGCTCCAACAAGAGCAGCGCGTACCTGACGCGCCGTATATTCAACTTCTGGTAATTCTGGCATGGTTCTACTCGCTCATATGATGATGCCTGCATTGCCTGGGAGCAAAGCCGCCAGGGGTGAAACAGCCAGCGCTCTGCCCGCTCACGCTCGCTGCTCCCGGCCCCCGCAACAGAGGAGGCTTCAGTTGGCTCGGGTAGGGGGATCGGAATCAAGTAGGAGGGGGAAAATTTCCCACACCCGAAAGCCCGCCTCTGTATCTTCAATGCAAAGGTGGGACGGATAGCGCAAGAGGAGCCAGATCGCCAGCAAGTCACCAGCACAGCCGGAGAGATGACCAGCCCCAGCCAGGACCAGGTACGGGGCGATTGCTGGCCAGCACCACATGAGCAGGGCCAGGAGAAGGGAGAGGACCAGACAGGGAGTCAGGCCGACGGTGAGATACTGGTTGCGCCAGAAGAGCTGACCACGCGCTCCGCAATAGAGGGCCACAGGGAGGCGCATCCCATAATAGGGCCGTCCTCCCCAGAACCGGAAGACCAGCCCATGCAGGAGCTCGTGCAGGGGCAGCAGGACCAGATAAACGCCGCCGCTGACCGCGAGCCACATGAGCAGGTGCAGGAGATCGGCTCTCCCTGCGGACCAGCCGTGAAGGGATCGCCAGCTGAGCGCCATCAGAGCCAGCGCGCCAAAGCCCGCCAACCCAATGAACAGGAGCAAAAAACTGAGCAGCGTCAGCGGATAGAGCAAGGGTGGCTCTAGTAGCGAAACTTCTCCTCGCAGGAGAACTAGCCCTGCGTCGAGAGCAGCCTGAAGCTCTCGACGTCGTTGAGGGTGGAAGCGATCGATCATTCTCACGGCTGCGCCCGCTCTTTGCGGCTTTGCTTACTCGCCAGGCCTCGGCGTATCTTACCCGGGACCAGGCTTCTGCAGATTGATGATACCACAGCTATTCGCCCAGAGGATAGAGGAGAGCCGCAAGACAGGCGAAGAGGGTCGCTTATTTGCCTCTGTTTCTCGTTCCTTCCGGATGGGGCACAGGCACAAGACTGCAACAACTATGCCGGTTGCAAAGGCCCTCCGGGCGTGCTACCATACGAGGGAAATGGCGCGAAAGGATGCAACCTATGCGGCGAATTCCTGCCCTCGCCTATCTGGCAGCTGCCCTGCTGGTCTTCTGGCTCTTGCTGGCTACGGTGATGATCATCTCCGGCTTCCCTTTCATCGTGATAACGCTCACTCTCAGCAGCGACCTGATGATCTCTATCTTCGTCCTGGGACTAGCCTGGGCCTACCAGAAAAATCTCTGAATGCGGGCGGACAATGATCGACATCTGCATGCTGGGAACTGGCGGCATGATGCCCTTGCCGGGACGCTGGCTTTCATGTGTGTTGGTGCGCTGTGGCGCCTCGCTAACGCTGCTGGACTGCGGTGAAGGGACACAGATCCCCTGGAAGCGCCTGGGCTGGGGTTTTCGTCAGCTTGGAGCCATCTGCCTGACGCATATGCATGCCGACCACGTGGCAGGGCTGCCAGGCGTGCTCTTTATGGTGGCCCACGCTGGACGCACGGAACCGCTGCTGCTCTACGGGCCACCAGGAACAGGCTACGTAGTCGAGGGCCTGCTGCGTATTGCAGGCGAGCTACCTTTTCCGCTGCAGGTGCAGGAGCTGCAGGGCGGTGAGAGGCTGGCCCTGCCAGGAGGATTGCAGGGCTCCTGCTCCCCCGCTCAGCATGGTATCCCTTGTCTGGCTTACCGCCTGGAGCTGCCACGCCGCCCACAGTTCCAGGTGGAGCGCGCTCAGGCTCTGGGCCTGCCCGTCC
Coding sequences within:
- the larB gene encoding nickel pincer cofactor biosynthesis protein LarB, which encodes MSHQSDEQWELFVELEQLSKRPEVHSSEGSQPASLSVQSEPVTVRPDPGRERRKGAPEVIFGETKETAQVIAMAEALLAGSGRAIVSRMRSETKEALLDVFRSYTIRLREAARAMVISRPDFVRPDTGGHVGIITAGTSDVPVAEEAALLAEEMGCRVTCIYDVGVAGLHRLVGPLRDLLSNGVDAIVVAAGMDGALPSVVAGLVPVPVIGLPTSVGYGLGGKGMAALLSMLQTCAPGLAVVNIDNGVGAGITAALIANRVAQARKHPLR
- the mutM gene encoding bifunctional DNA-formamidopyrimidine glycosylase/DNA-(apurinic or apyrimidinic site) lyase encodes the protein MPELPEVEYTARQVRAALVGASIAEALVFWERSIARPDSDAFCQEIAGRRIEGVRRRGKLLLLDLSGDYLLTIHRRMTGNLLVLPPGWHLDCRLRKQDRASWERVGPAFLNESYQCRCQEKRQGEQEETLCLLHDQPFYCRVCFTLADGRRLLYNDLRKFGKLALWSRGQEAEALAGLGLEPLGPDFTSERLALLLQGKKRPIKQVLLEQTLIAGLGNIYADEALFVASIHPLRRADTLSCEEVAVLRQAIVAVLQLGIEHGGTSFNDYRGLWGEAGSNYAHMQVYQRTGQPCRRCGTAIQRISVAQRSTHFCPHCQPVSQSARPSCGQP
- a CDS encoding DUF3267 domain-containing protein produces the protein MIDRFHPQRRRELQAALDAGLVLLRGEVSLLEPPLLYPLTLLSFLLLFIGLAGFGALALMALSWRSLHGWSAGRADLLHLLMWLAVSGGVYLVLLPLHELLHGLVFRFWGGRPYYGMRLPVALYCGARGQLFWRNQYLTVGLTPCLVLSLLLALLMWCWPAIAPYLVLAGAGHLSGCAGDLLAIWLLLRYPSHLCIEDTEAGFRVWEIFPLLLDSDPPTRAN
- a CDS encoding ribonuclease Z, which translates into the protein MIDICMLGTGGMMPLPGRWLSCVLVRCGASLTLLDCGEGTQIPWKRLGWGFRQLGAICLTHMHADHVAGLPGVLFMVAHAGRTEPLLLYGPPGTGYVVEGLLRIAGELPFPLQVQELQGGERLALPGGLQGSCSPAQHGIPCLAYRLELPRRPQFQVERAQALGLPVQYWSRLQRGESVEYEGRLITPDQVLGPPRRGISLAFITDTRPTPKLSALAHDVDLLICESMYDDPADLPLARAHGHMLAEEAARLAKEAGAHTLLLTHFSPKINDPSNAEKAARRVFRATRAARDGELLTLGYAPTPDEQRERSSHSTEPAD